ATAGCCGCAAGCGTCGCCCCGGTGGGGAAACACCCGGGGATCGCAACGCGCCGTGAAGCGGCGATGCGCTCTCGGTGGCCCGGCATCTCCGGGATTCCGTAAGGCCACGTGCCGGCGTGATCGTTTCCGTAGTACTCCACCCAATCGGCGGGATTCTCCAGCCGGAAGTCAGCGGCGCAGTCGAGGATGAGAGTGGACTCCGGCAGCTTCTTGGCAATGTCTGCGGAGTAGCCGTGCGGCAGGCCGAGAAAAACGACATCGTGGCCGGCGAGGACCGCGGGGTCCGTCTTCTCCATTACCCGGTCCGCCAGCTGCGGAACGTGCGGAAGCAGCGCGGCGCCGGTTTGCCCCGAGTTCGCGTTCGCAGTGAGCGCCCCGATGACGAGCTCACCCGATTGGTACGCCGGGTGGCCCAAGAGCAGACGGAGAATCTCCCCGCCTGCATATCCCGTCGCACCCGCCACGGCTACTTTGAGTGTCATAAAAGCCACTGTAGGCTTTTATGCAATCAAATGCAATCTATGCACGCATCTCTGCGCCGCACTCTCGCTGCGCAGTCTCAACCGCAGCAAGACGGGCCGCGGAAGCTTCGTCTTCCGTGAGCGTCCGGTCGGGGGCGCGGAAGACGAGGCCGAAAGCGAGGGACTTCTTCCCCACGCCGAGGTGATCAGCACGGTAGACGTCGAAAAGCGAGACGCTTTCCAGCAGCTCTCCGGCGCCGCGCTCAACCGCCCGTCGCACGGACTCGGCGGGAACCTGCTCGTCCACAACCAACGCGATGTCTTGGAGAACAGCTGGGAATGCGGAAAGCGACGGAGCCGGCAGCCGGGTGTTTTCGGGCAGGCTGCTCAGGTCGATTTCCATAGCGCACGCGCGCTCCGGCAGGCCGAGCGACTCGAGGATCTGCGGGTGCAACTCCCCAGCATGCCCGACAACGGTGCCTCCGGCGAACAGCGCCGCGCAGCGTCCGGGGTGCCACGGGAGGTACCCTGCCGCCTCCACGTCGAGCTCGACCCCGGCCGCCCGGGCTACGACCCGCGCGGATTCAATCGAATCAGCCCACGAGTACGCACGCCCGGCGCCCCACGGCCCGCCCAACTCGTGGAGGCCCACACCCACCGTCGCCGCGTGGAGGTGCTGCTGGGGCAAGGACTCAACGAGCTCACGCAACTCCTCCTCCCTCGGACGCGCGGTGACGTCGAGCAGAGGCGAGGAATCAGCCCGGCGCCGGGTGACCTGCGCCACCGAATAGACCGACAGGTCGCGCTTTCCGCGTGCGACGTTTCGGCCGACCGCCTCGAGCATGGGGGGCAGCAGGGTGGACCCCAGCATCGCGTAGTCCGCATCGAGCGGGTTGCGGACGGTGACAACCTCCCGCCGCGGGTCATCCGCGTCAAGGCCCCAGGTATCGAACGTCGTATTCGCGATGAAGGGCGTGGGGATGATCTCGGCGTATCCGGAGTAGGCCAGCGCGTGAGTTACGGCTCGGCGCCGCTTCTGCGCGGGCGAAAGACCCCGCCCGCCGCGCGGCGTCGGCAGGACGGACGGGATCGCGTCCAATCCCTCAAGGCGCACGACTTCCTCGATGAGGTCTACGGGCATGATGAGGTCGTTACGCCAGGTTGGCGGGACAACCCGCAGCTCGTCTCCGTGACGCTCGACCTCGCAACCCACTTCGCTCAATCGCGTGACGACGTCCTCCGCGCTGTACTCCACGCCCACGACCTCAGCCGGGCGGGAAGCACGCATCGTGATCGTTCGCCGCTCGGGCTCGCTTCCGACGAGAGTGCGACCCGCGGCGATTGTGCCGCCGGCGCACTCGACAAGCAGTGCGCACGCGACGTCGAGCGCAACCTCCACAACGGCCGGGTCGACACCCCGTTCAAACCGGCGAGATGCCTCGGAGCTGAGGCGGTGACGGCGAGCAGTCCGCGCCACGGTGAGTTCATCCCACGTCGCGGCCTCGAAATAGACCGAGGACGTTTCCTCCGAGATCTCGGAGGTGGTGCCCCCCATAACACCGGCGAGTGACTGGATGCCGGAGGCGTCGGAAATCACCACGTCCTCGGCCGACAGGGTCCGCCGGACATGATCGAGGGTCTCAAACTCTTCTCCGCCCGCGGCGGTGTGCACGCGGAGGGAACCCGAGATCTTGTCGGCATCAAATGCGTGCATCGGCTGCCCGAGGAGAAGCATCACGTAGTTGGTCACGTCGGTGGCTGCGTTGACGGAGCGGATGCCACTGAGCATCAGCTCGCGTTGGAGCCAAAAAGGGGCTGGAGAATGAGGGTCGATGCCTTCAACCTTGCGCACACCGAAGCACCGGGCTTTGGTGGACGGCTCCAGGGAGACGTCGAT
The nucleotide sequence above comes from Corynebacterium capitovis DSM 44611. Encoded proteins:
- the pheT gene encoding phenylalanine--tRNA ligase subunit beta translates to MLISQEWITRLLRNGGNEGWSVSPEELDAGFVRVGFETEGFTAIPETTGPLVYGRVLEIEELSGFKKPIRYCQVDVGRANGTGEPQGIICGARNFNVGDLVVVSLPGAVLPGGFAIAARETYGHISNGMMASAAELGLSAKSEGIITLPDGSGTPGEDARKGLGLADTVFDVNITPDRGYALSARGIVREIASSFGLTYMDIATRPDVAGVDLTAVPEPQGSLIDVSLEPSTKARCFGVRKVEGIDPHSPAPFWLQRELMLSGIRSVNAATDVTNYVMLLLGQPMHAFDADKISGSLRVHTAAGGEEFETLDHVRRTLSAEDVVISDASGIQSLAGVMGGTTSEISEETSSVYFEAATWDELTVARTARRHRLSSEASRRFERGVDPAVVEVALDVACALLVECAGGTIAAGRTLVGSEPERRTITMRASRPAEVVGVEYSAEDVVTRLSEVGCEVERHGDELRVVPPTWRNDLIMPVDLIEEVVRLEGLDAIPSVLPTPRGGRGLSPAQKRRRAVTHALAYSGYAEIIPTPFIANTTFDTWGLDADDPRREVVTVRNPLDADYAMLGSTLLPPMLEAVGRNVARGKRDLSVYSVAQVTRRRADSSPLLDVTARPREEELRELVESLPQQHLHAATVGVGLHELGGPWGAGRAYSWADSIESARVVARAAGVELDVEAAGYLPWHPGRCAALFAGGTVVGHAGELHPQILESLGLPERACAMEIDLSSLPENTRLPAPSLSAFPAVLQDIALVVDEQVPAESVRRAVERGAGELLESVSLFDVYRADHLGVGKKSLAFGLVFRAPDRTLTEDEASAARLAAVETAQRECGAEMRA